One Triplophysa dalaica isolate WHDGS20190420 chromosome 11, ASM1584641v1, whole genome shotgun sequence genomic window carries:
- the si:ch211-217g15.3 gene encoding uncharacterized protein si:ch211-217g15.3, with protein MIRFAVLMCLLVVFFSTSAKPHRPKEIVLGKAAQETFKSDDLNGKMMLGMKEVEPPQDMDIADFDIDPNMLIWKAVKDKIHQKNNRPEEDKDALYHPFDLKLPADSRHPEPFIQPQRNEQVQMYDKPEEDRDDLYHGIFNVNGDALKEDAQVSGDKGRLYLSPEEDKDGLYHADVTGQQPDQQVPLMDMLPIKPKVVHTEPEIDMDGLYHQ; from the exons ATGATCAG GTTTGCTGTACTAATGTGTCTACTAGTGGTGTTCTTCAGCACCTCAGCCAAGCCACACAGGCCTAAA GAAATAGTGTTGGGCAAAGCAGCTCAAGAAACTTTTAA ATCTGACGATTTAAATGGAAAGATGATGCTGGGAATGAAGGAGGTGGAGCCACCACAAGACATGGATATTGCAGATTTTGACATTGACCCCAACATGTTGATATGGAAAGCTGTAAAAGataaaatacaccaaaaaaacaACAGACCTGAGGAAGATAAAGATGCTCTCTACCACCCCTTTGACTTAAAGCTTCCAGCTGACTCCAGACATCCAGAACCTTTCATTCAGCCACAACGAAACGAACAGGTACAAATGTATGACAAACCAGAAGAGGACAGGGATGATCTGTACCATggcatatttaatgtaaatggtGATGCTCTTAAAGAGGATGCTCAAGTAAGTGGAGATAAAGGCAGGCTGTATTTAAGCCCTGAGGAAGACAAAGATGGCCTGTACCATGCAGATGTCACAGGACAACAGCCTGACCAGCAGGTTCCACTGATGGATATGTTACCCATAAAGCCCAAAGTAGTGCACACAGAGCCAGAAATAGATATGGATGGCCTTTATCATCAGTAA